From a single Candidatus Sulfotelmatobacter sp. genomic region:
- a CDS encoding polysaccharide deacetylase family protein, with amino-acid sequence MRIVSPFLNKVFYPALAMAGVFHRASAAGLAVVTYHGVLPQGYEPIDAALDGNLIGAEMLRRQLRLLKAHYNVISPDDVLAWREERGALPPRAVLLTCDDGLLNCLTDMLPVLQQEEVTCLFFVTGASVAESRSTLWYEELFLLFLLAPAGPFEISSVGLTIRGELRSSEPRSRKERRALWWNSVKRLSQVDEGARASFLAAARMQFGGQRDSRQDKPAWWRRFGLLTRGELRELAASGMTVGAHTLSHPMLSLLPAEEAYAEISESRIRLEGALPHRLWAFAYPFGNRESVTPEVLAMPQKAGYEAAFVNFGGGLGVDLPPYALPRVHVTAEMNLAELEAHVSGFHVRMQQRAGRPTRTLGALCKNSPSK; translated from the coding sequence ATGAGAATCGTCAGTCCCTTCCTGAATAAAGTGTTCTATCCCGCACTGGCGATGGCCGGCGTTTTTCACCGCGCCAGCGCCGCAGGACTTGCGGTGGTGACCTACCACGGTGTCCTGCCACAAGGCTACGAACCGATCGACGCAGCCTTGGATGGAAACCTTATCGGCGCTGAAATGCTCCGCCGGCAACTGCGCCTGCTGAAGGCGCACTATAACGTGATCTCCCCTGACGATGTGTTGGCCTGGCGCGAAGAGCGGGGCGCGCTGCCGCCGCGGGCGGTTCTTCTGACTTGTGACGATGGCCTTCTCAATTGTCTGACCGACATGTTGCCCGTTCTGCAACAGGAGGAAGTGACGTGTCTGTTCTTCGTGACTGGGGCTTCGGTCGCGGAATCGCGAAGCACACTGTGGTACGAAGAGTTGTTCCTGCTGTTTCTGCTCGCTCCGGCAGGACCGTTCGAGATTTCAAGCGTAGGGTTAACTATTCGGGGTGAACTCAGATCAAGTGAACCGCGATCGCGCAAAGAACGGCGCGCGCTCTGGTGGAATTCCGTGAAGCGGCTTTCGCAGGTGGATGAGGGAGCGCGAGCGTCGTTTCTTGCCGCCGCGCGGATGCAGTTTGGGGGGCAGAGAGATTCCCGCCAGGACAAACCCGCCTGGTGGCGCCGGTTCGGGCTGCTCACACGCGGCGAACTTCGAGAATTGGCCGCCTCCGGAATGACGGTCGGCGCGCACACGCTGAGCCATCCGATGCTGTCGCTACTTCCCGCGGAAGAAGCGTACGCCGAAATTTCCGAAAGCCGGATTCGTTTGGAGGGAGCTCTTCCACACCGACTTTGGGCGTTTGCTTACCCCTTTGGGAACCGAGAATCGGTTACGCCGGAAGTATTGGCGATGCCGCAGAAAGCCGGTTACGAAGCTGCCTTTGTGAACTTTGGAGGGGGGCTTGGCGTCGATCTGCCTCCCTATGCGCTGCCTCGGGTGCACGTTACGGCTGAAATGAATCTGGCCGAACTTGAGGCGCACGTGTCAGGGTTCCACGTGCGCATGCAGCAACGAGCCGGTCGCCCGACTCGAACCCTGGGAGCATTATGCAAAAATTCACCATCGAAGTGA
- a CDS encoding GNAT family N-acetyltransferase — MNSIVRVVLLKEIPEDANLRQQWNALVQRVDQPQVFYTYEWSLAVQRAYDATLRPLLCLAYDESGTLCGVASLATDSDRTHASFLCATTGDYCDFLSLPAHRDGLIAWVLGELRKQGICDITLTNLPADSDSIAALQTASQENGYRCFARTAYICAQVLLSSLEHRPGEKKPVLPGNKMVRRSLKALGSESPVRLDHARTWPEIGPLLPAFMQAHVARFLATGRVSNLANRERQQFVKELTKLLAEPGWVALTRMMSGSKVLAWNYGFQFYGTWFWYHPTFDSDLEKYSPGFCLLAKIVEEAAENPDFTTVDLGLGTEEYKERFANQSRETLYVSLRTSAVQHVREILRYRAAKIIKTSPLVEAGVRAMIGRWKKTNRKHVD; from the coding sequence GTGAATTCAATCGTGCGCGTCGTACTGCTTAAGGAAATTCCGGAAGATGCGAATCTGCGGCAGCAGTGGAATGCACTGGTGCAGCGAGTGGATCAGCCTCAGGTTTTCTATACCTACGAGTGGTCCCTGGCAGTACAGCGCGCTTACGATGCGACCCTGCGGCCACTGCTTTGTTTGGCGTACGACGAGAGCGGAACGCTGTGTGGAGTCGCGTCCCTGGCCACCGATTCCGATCGAACTCACGCCTCTTTTCTTTGCGCTACTACGGGAGACTACTGCGATTTTCTCAGCTTGCCGGCTCATAGGGACGGGTTGATTGCGTGGGTGTTAGGGGAATTAAGGAAGCAAGGCATTTGCGACATTACGCTCACCAACCTGCCCGCCGACTCCGATTCGATCGCGGCCCTGCAAACGGCCTCGCAGGAAAACGGTTATCGATGCTTCGCGCGCACAGCCTACATCTGCGCTCAGGTTTTGCTAAGCAGCCTGGAACATCGTCCCGGTGAGAAGAAACCGGTCTTGCCAGGGAACAAAATGGTACGCCGGTCGCTGAAAGCGCTGGGCAGTGAATCCCCCGTACGGCTCGACCATGCCCGCACCTGGCCAGAGATTGGGCCCTTATTGCCTGCGTTCATGCAGGCACATGTGGCGCGCTTTCTGGCCACTGGCCGCGTGAGTAATCTGGCGAACCGTGAACGCCAGCAGTTCGTGAAGGAATTGACGAAACTGCTGGCGGAGCCGGGGTGGGTGGCGCTCACGCGGATGATGTCGGGCTCGAAGGTTCTGGCGTGGAACTATGGCTTTCAGTTTTACGGTACCTGGTTTTGGTACCACCCTACATTCGACAGCGATTTGGAAAAATATTCTCCGGGCTTTTGCCTGCTGGCGAAGATAGTCGAGGAAGCGGCGGAGAACCCCGATTTCACCACGGTCGACCTGGGACTGGGGACGGAGGAGTACAAAGAACGGTTCGCGAATCAAAGCCGGGAAACGCTCTACGTAAGCCTACGGACGTCCGCAGTTCAGCACGTGCGGGAGATTTTGCGTTACCGCGCCGCGAAGATCATCAAGACTTCTCCCTTGGTGGAGGCCGGGGTTCGCGCCATGATCGGGCGTTGGAAGAAAACGAACCGAAAACATGTAGACTAA
- a CDS encoding oligosaccharide flippase family protein, with product MTLLSDHINRSEEVRQPPPAVSTKISSSPGSESVKFTTEMGRIARQSGVVFTGTIFTAGLGYAFKVYLARVLGAEALGIYALGITIISFLGIFGVMGIPESAVRFVAVYSASKKFQALRTLLWNGTWILLATNLIFSAILLEAGPWVARRFYHSPQLARYLPLFVPIMITSIFTTFFGDIVAGYREVGRRTMITRFVSSPVTMAVSVLLIGLGGGLWGYLAAQIVSACVVLALLISLVWRLTPVEARSPDLKRLGMDREVWSFSAAMFGVGLMTFLMGQTDRIALGVYRGAREVGVYAVVAALVAYETIILQSVNQIFSPVIADIHSRGENILLGRLFQTLTKWMLGLTFPLAIVMIIYARPIMGMFGHDFETGWLILIVGTCGQLVNCGVGSVGYLLLMSGNQRRLVRVQAVMAVVMVVLCFQLVPRWGALGAAMAAALTNIGTNTWNLSEVHKALKLFPYNRSYLKLLPSTASALLITLLVSRISVWRRAEWVAVIVSLVLAYGAFSGVALAMGLDADDRLIADAVWGRARAFLGR from the coding sequence ATGACGCTGCTTTCAGATCACATAAACCGGAGCGAGGAGGTTCGTCAGCCGCCGCCGGCAGTCTCAACCAAAATCAGTTCGTCCCCCGGATCGGAGAGTGTCAAATTCACGACGGAGATGGGGCGCATTGCCCGCCAATCCGGAGTTGTATTTACGGGGACGATTTTTACCGCCGGGCTGGGTTACGCCTTCAAAGTTTACCTGGCCCGGGTTTTGGGGGCGGAGGCGCTGGGTATCTATGCCCTGGGGATCACGATCATCAGTTTCCTGGGCATCTTCGGCGTGATGGGAATTCCCGAATCCGCGGTGCGGTTCGTGGCGGTTTACTCGGCATCGAAGAAATTTCAAGCGTTGCGGACGCTGCTGTGGAACGGCACCTGGATACTGTTGGCGACCAACCTGATCTTCTCCGCAATTTTGCTGGAAGCCGGTCCCTGGGTGGCGCGGCGTTTTTATCATTCTCCTCAACTCGCGCGCTACCTGCCGCTATTTGTGCCGATCATGATCACGTCGATATTCACCACATTTTTCGGAGATATCGTCGCTGGCTACCGGGAAGTAGGCCGTCGCACCATGATCACGAGGTTCGTTTCCAGCCCGGTCACGATGGCAGTGTCGGTGCTTTTGATCGGGCTTGGAGGAGGATTGTGGGGATACCTGGCGGCGCAGATTGTGAGCGCGTGCGTGGTGCTGGCGCTGCTGATTTCGCTGGTGTGGCGACTGACCCCGGTCGAGGCCCGGTCGCCGGATCTGAAAAGGCTTGGAATGGACCGGGAAGTATGGTCGTTTTCCGCAGCCATGTTCGGGGTTGGCTTGATGACGTTTCTTATGGGCCAGACCGACCGCATTGCTTTGGGCGTCTACCGGGGCGCCCGCGAAGTGGGAGTTTACGCGGTGGTCGCTGCGTTGGTCGCGTACGAAACGATTATTTTGCAGTCGGTGAATCAGATCTTCTCGCCCGTAATCGCGGATATCCACTCGCGCGGGGAGAATATTCTGCTGGGGCGCTTGTTCCAGACGCTTACCAAATGGATGCTGGGCCTGACCTTTCCCCTAGCCATTGTGATGATTATTTACGCGCGTCCGATCATGGGCATGTTCGGCCACGACTTCGAAACGGGATGGCTGATTCTGATCGTCGGAACGTGCGGGCAATTGGTAAACTGCGGCGTCGGCTCGGTCGGTTATCTCTTACTGATGTCCGGCAACCAGCGGCGGTTGGTTCGGGTGCAGGCTGTGATGGCGGTGGTGATGGTAGTGCTGTGCTTCCAGTTGGTGCCGCGCTGGGGCGCGCTGGGTGCGGCTATGGCAGCGGCCCTTACCAATATCGGTACGAACACGTGGAATCTCTCCGAGGTGCACAAGGCCCTGAAATTGTTCCCCTATAACCGCAGCTACCTGAAGTTATTGCCCTCCACGGCAAGCGCTCTGCTGATTACGCTACTGGTAAGCAGGATTTCAGTCTGGAGGCGGGCGGAGTGGGTCGCGGTGATTGTCTCACTGGTGCTGGCCTACGGTGCATTCTCAGGGGTGGCGCTCGCCATGGGATTGGATGCGGATGACCGTTTGATCGCCGATGCGGTTTGGGGTCGAGCGCGGGCTTTCTTAGGGCGATGA
- a CDS encoding class I SAM-dependent methyltransferase, whose amino-acid sequence METLGSVAREGRDRLYPSLTNPNWLVLRRRREIFRKWLAAPKLDSHDLGARKLNGRKLDVLDLGGRIQPYRPLLEDRVRRYVAIDLRWTPLVNIVARGEQIPLAGGQFDLVICTQTLEFIPEPAVVIAEIHRVLKPGGCLLLSAPSVYPCESDSDRWRFLPGSLRQLVAVFGESEIIPEGGSIVGFFRTVNICLNTFVRYPVLRSIFRWTICPLLNLSGELLTRVAGSANDQFAANYSVWARK is encoded by the coding sequence ATGGAGACTTTGGGCAGCGTCGCTCGCGAAGGAAGAGATCGGCTGTATCCTTCCCTGACCAATCCCAACTGGCTGGTGCTGCGACGGCGGCGCGAGATTTTCCGGAAATGGCTCGCGGCCCCCAAACTGGATAGCCACGATCTGGGCGCCCGGAAGCTGAATGGCCGAAAGCTGGACGTCCTCGATCTGGGGGGAAGGATTCAGCCTTATCGGCCCTTGCTAGAGGACCGGGTCCGCCGATATGTGGCGATCGATTTGCGCTGGACGCCGTTGGTCAATATCGTGGCGCGGGGAGAACAAATTCCGTTGGCTGGCGGCCAATTCGATCTCGTAATCTGCACGCAGACCCTCGAATTTATTCCCGAACCGGCGGTTGTGATTGCAGAGATTCACCGCGTGCTGAAACCTGGGGGCTGCCTTTTGTTAAGCGCGCCTTCGGTTTATCCGTGCGAGTCTGATTCTGACCGTTGGCGTTTTCTTCCCGGGAGCCTGCGTCAGTTGGTCGCGGTCTTCGGCGAGTCTGAGATTATTCCAGAGGGCGGAAGCATTGTGGGCTTCTTTCGGACCGTCAACATTTGCCTCAATACTTTCGTGCGTTATCCTGTTTTGCGCTCCATTTTCCGTTGGACAATCTGTCCGCTGCTCAATCTGTCCGGCGAATTGCTGACGCGCGTTGCCGGCAGCGCCAACGACCAGTTTGCCGCCAACTACAGCGTCTGGGCCAGGAAATAA
- a CDS encoding sulfatase, with protein sequence MGAKKSIVLVTVDCLRADHVGFMGYDRPTTPFLDSLANESFVLPTAIVAGAPTYYSLPAILASRYPLALGRDVLGLAPDESTLASTLKQAGYATAAFSAANPYISSRFGYGRGFDTFRDFLQPEDELSPLSDGGNDDRNHDGSANAPGGGGWAGRLNRRLQKAGAALGPWGAIYGEVYFEYCQRVTPPADSLDQLRRFPAADSIVDEACAWLSSVGNSPFFLWLHLMDPHAPYYPTEAALALMGHAPVTPYRARYLNSYWNRSDLGARRLARHRDEIVALYDAGVRWADAQMGRLVETLRRQNLWSDTVFAFTADHGEEFLEHEGRFHPPSKLMEELLHVPLLLRVPGSAKQPVKKSPFSLVHLAPTLLDIAELPVPPGFQGRSYWPQLRKEEDFDGVAISECIAGCTNPFRRENRSGPRMLSVRESRFKLVLRFDRAAEDLYDLESDPDEQMPVTPDAEKAMRRRLLEIARRHLQRSIEQGDWRARLQARLRELQLEWKKPAGTSASVSGSKPSPVASWL encoded by the coding sequence ATGGGAGCAAAGAAATCAATCGTTCTCGTGACCGTGGATTGCCTGCGTGCCGACCACGTCGGCTTCATGGGCTACGATCGCCCCACCACGCCTTTTCTGGATTCGCTGGCCAATGAGAGTTTCGTGTTACCTACGGCCATTGTCGCGGGCGCGCCCACTTACTATTCTTTGCCGGCTATCCTGGCTTCCCGCTACCCATTGGCGCTCGGTCGCGACGTACTAGGCTTGGCGCCGGACGAATCGACGCTGGCGTCCACTCTGAAGCAAGCCGGATACGCTACGGCCGCCTTTTCCGCCGCCAATCCCTATATCTCGTCGCGGTTCGGCTATGGGCGCGGATTCGATACGTTTCGCGATTTTCTGCAACCGGAAGACGAACTGAGCCCGCTCTCAGATGGTGGCAACGATGATCGTAACCACGATGGCAGCGCGAACGCGCCCGGCGGAGGCGGCTGGGCAGGCCGTCTCAACCGAAGATTACAGAAGGCCGGCGCGGCTCTGGGGCCATGGGGAGCCATCTACGGCGAGGTTTATTTCGAATACTGTCAGCGGGTAACGCCGCCGGCGGACTCGCTCGACCAGTTGCGCCGCTTTCCGGCGGCTGACTCAATTGTGGACGAGGCTTGCGCGTGGCTGTCCTCGGTTGGAAATTCGCCGTTCTTTCTGTGGCTGCATTTGATGGATCCACATGCGCCGTATTATCCAACCGAGGCTGCTCTGGCACTCATGGGGCACGCACCCGTTACGCCCTATCGCGCACGCTATTTGAATTCCTACTGGAACCGGTCGGATCTCGGAGCACGGCGGCTGGCGCGCCATCGCGATGAAATCGTCGCGCTCTATGATGCCGGAGTCCGTTGGGCGGATGCGCAAATGGGGCGGTTGGTGGAAACGCTGCGAAGACAGAATCTCTGGAGCGACACTGTCTTTGCGTTTACGGCGGATCATGGGGAGGAATTTCTGGAGCATGAGGGCCGTTTTCATCCGCCCTCGAAATTGATGGAAGAGTTGCTGCATGTACCGCTGTTGTTACGCGTGCCGGGAAGCGCCAAGCAGCCGGTGAAGAAGTCTCCGTTCAGCCTGGTACATCTTGCGCCTACGTTGCTGGATATTGCGGAACTGCCAGTCCCACCAGGCTTCCAAGGCCGCAGTTATTGGCCACAGTTGCGAAAAGAGGAAGATTTTGATGGCGTTGCAATTTCGGAATGCATCGCAGGTTGCACGAATCCCTTTCGTCGCGAGAATCGGAGCGGACCTCGCATGCTGTCGGTGCGGGAGTCACGCTTCAAACTGGTGCTTCGTTTTGACCGCGCGGCGGAGGATCTGTACGACCTCGAATCGGATCCTGACGAGCAAATGCCAGTAACGCCTGACGCGGAGAAGGCAATGCGGAGACGTTTGCTCGAAATCGCGCGCCGGCACCTGCAAAGATCAATCGAGCAAGGGGACTGGCGAGCGCGTCTACAAGCGCGTCTCCGCGAACTTCAATTAGAATGGAAGAAACCAGCAGGCACCTCGGCGAGTGTATCGGGAAGCAAGCCTTCTCCAGTGGCTTCCTGGCTGTGA
- a CDS encoding glycosyltransferase codes for MPPVLRDGPLQRTQRTGTPLHVLTLTPFYPSAHDDAGGCFVAEPLDALAKVGVVNTVFAAQPFYRSKLESRESGVRSQWIRYFSLPGGYGLPTSGAFLFASMVGRVRDLQRSHPIDLIHAHAPLPCGHAAMLLSAELGLPYVVSVHGLDAFSTSQVSGRAGEWCRRISRRVYRSSRRVICVSEHVREQVLEGTGPSCRTSVVYNGVDPELFSPGAVAASAPIVLSVGNLIPIKGHAALIRAVAALTADFPALTLEIIGAGPELSRLQGLVQQLQVSQRVRFLGRQYRTQVAEAMRRCTVFALPSRYEGLGCVYLEAMAVGKPVIGCRGQGIAEIVRHGSNGFLVGPDNERELQLALAMLLRDEPRRRSIGAAARDTILENLTLAQQAESLSRIYRESVR; via the coding sequence TTGCCCCCGGTTCTCCGGGATGGGCCACTCCAGAGAACACAGCGGACCGGCACTCCCCTTCATGTTCTCACCTTAACTCCGTTCTATCCCAGCGCGCACGACGATGCCGGCGGATGCTTTGTGGCCGAGCCGCTCGACGCGCTCGCCAAGGTTGGTGTGGTGAACACCGTGTTCGCGGCGCAGCCCTTCTACCGGTCAAAACTCGAGAGCAGAGAGTCAGGCGTGCGTTCGCAATGGATTCGCTATTTCTCGCTGCCCGGTGGTTATGGACTTCCCACGTCAGGCGCATTCCTTTTCGCCAGCATGGTCGGGCGTGTACGCGATTTGCAGCGGTCGCATCCTATCGATCTGATCCATGCGCATGCGCCTTTGCCGTGCGGGCACGCGGCTATGCTGTTGAGCGCGGAGTTGGGCTTGCCTTATGTGGTCTCAGTGCACGGGCTCGATGCCTTCTCGACTAGTCAGGTCAGCGGGCGGGCTGGAGAATGGTGCCGCCGCATTTCCCGGCGAGTATACCGCTCATCGCGCCGCGTGATTTGCGTCAGCGAGCATGTCCGCGAGCAAGTCTTGGAGGGCACGGGGCCGAGTTGCCGGACTTCCGTCGTCTATAACGGCGTGGATCCTGAGTTGTTTTCCCCCGGCGCCGTTGCCGCGAGCGCGCCAATTGTGCTTAGCGTTGGCAACCTGATTCCAATCAAAGGCCATGCCGCATTGATTCGTGCGGTTGCCGCTCTCACTGCCGACTTTCCTGCTCTAACGCTTGAAATCATCGGTGCAGGTCCTGAACTTTCACGGCTGCAAGGACTGGTGCAACAACTTCAAGTCAGTCAACGCGTTCGCTTTCTTGGACGCCAGTATCGCACCCAGGTGGCAGAGGCCATGCGCCGCTGTACCGTGTTTGCACTGCCCAGTCGATACGAAGGTCTGGGTTGCGTTTATCTGGAAGCGATGGCCGTTGGTAAGCCAGTGATCGGTTGCCGCGGGCAGGGAATTGCGGAAATTGTCCGGCATGGTTCCAACGGTTTTCTGGTGGGGCCCGATAACGAGCGCGAATTGCAGCTGGCGCTGGCGATGCTGTTGCGCGACGAGCCCCGCCGCCGCAGCATTGGCGCCGCGGCGCGCGATACGATTCTGGAAAATCTAACCCTGGCGCAGCAAGCTGAGAGTCTGTCGCGAATCTATCGGGAGTCGGTCAGATGA
- a CDS encoding glycosyltransferase family 4 protein — protein sequence MKRRLVILTEIISPYRIPLFNELAQQGEVDLHVIFLAETDPELRQWQVYKNEIRFSCQVLPSWRSRIGNYNALLNRGVTFALGEAQPDFILCGGYNYVASWQSLIWARFHKTPFFLWAESTQQDHRSRRTVVELMKIEFLRSCNGFVVPGSSAREYLHSLKIRDSRIFTAPNAVDNDLFSAAAEAARQNATEHRSELALPRRYFLFVGRLVREKGVLELLSAYARLDDSLRQQVGLVFVGDGAFRPELERAAASISPGMIKFAGFAQRDQLAIYYALAEMLILPTYTDTWGLVVNEAMACSLPVILSHAAGCGADLLKENWNGLLVPPKEVPSLTAAMRSLALQPDLCVTMGANSARHIAGYSPREWARGVAGMVAGNGAIHE from the coding sequence ATGAAGCGCCGCCTTGTCATTCTGACGGAGATCATCTCTCCCTATCGCATTCCGTTGTTCAACGAACTGGCGCAGCAGGGCGAAGTGGATTTGCACGTTATTTTTCTGGCTGAGACCGACCCTGAGCTTCGGCAATGGCAGGTCTACAAGAACGAGATCCGCTTCTCCTGCCAGGTTCTGCCTTCGTGGCGAAGCCGCATTGGCAATTACAATGCCTTATTGAACCGTGGAGTGACGTTCGCACTCGGTGAAGCCCAGCCGGATTTCATTCTCTGCGGAGGCTACAATTACGTTGCCTCGTGGCAATCTCTGATCTGGGCGCGGTTTCATAAGACTCCCTTTTTTCTTTGGGCCGAAAGCACGCAGCAGGATCATCGTAGCCGCCGGACGGTGGTGGAATTGATGAAAATCGAGTTTCTCCGCTCCTGTAACGGATTCGTAGTGCCGGGGTCGTCGGCTCGGGAATATTTGCACTCCCTGAAGATCCGTGACAGCCGCATTTTTACCGCGCCGAATGCCGTCGACAACGACCTGTTTTCCGCGGCAGCGGAGGCCGCACGCCAGAATGCAACCGAGCATCGTTCCGAACTAGCTTTGCCCCGCCGCTATTTTCTCTTTGTAGGCCGGCTGGTGCGCGAGAAAGGTGTACTTGAGTTGCTATCGGCCTACGCCAGGCTCGATGATTCGCTGCGACAACAGGTCGGACTCGTTTTTGTGGGCGATGGCGCGTTTCGACCAGAGTTGGAACGGGCGGCTGCATCGATTTCGCCTGGGATGATAAAATTCGCTGGTTTTGCCCAACGGGATCAACTCGCAATCTACTATGCATTGGCGGAAATGTTGATTCTGCCAACCTATACCGATACCTGGGGGCTGGTAGTGAACGAAGCGATGGCGTGCTCCTTGCCGGTGATCCTGAGCCACGCCGCAGGGTGCGGCGCCGACCTGCTGAAAGAAAATTGGAACGGATTGCTGGTTCCGCCGAAAGAGGTTCCGTCGTTAACTGCGGCCATGCGAAGTCTTGCCCTTCAACCCGATCTTTGCGTAACCATGGGCGCCAACAGCGCGCGGCATATTGCTGGCTATTCACCTCGAGAATGGGCGAGAGGCGTCGCAGGAATGGTTGCAGGCAATGGAGCAATCCATGAATGA
- a CDS encoding O-antigen ligase family protein, with protein sequence MNERVPKIALIAAAVVCPLVLLLLAYSQPRYFANVTNMGGLILIEGLAVAVWMYRRFFFALVIVAFLFAGVRVAVGGYWTTGRWAILAVGAAVGSLVMLKERNHRFGLFHVTAVFAVLTSIVSASVSQFPGVAILKASSFGLLFLYAGTGARLAVTGRESRFFTGLLAACEGFVAVMAVYYLIFGIGFMGNPNSLGAVMGVAAAPMLFWGALLPEPLAVNRRRLILYLLSMYLTFHSHSRAGMAAALISCGLLCAALRKYTMIGAGVAIITICIAAGAIFNPDATERAFSSVTKTVLYKDSTNGNVFASREDPWQRALDTISNHFWFGTGLGTADVINDGPVEMFVSTEDITSENGSSYLAILAGVGILGVLPFFLLMFLLLGKIARTVLWMLTTGNACHPAVPIAMIMLAGLIHAAFEDWLFAAGYHLCVLFWCLAFVFMDVAPSGHAIEWRFGAILRPLGVVAPNR encoded by the coding sequence ATGAATGAGCGTGTTCCCAAAATCGCGCTCATCGCGGCAGCAGTTGTATGCCCTTTGGTATTGCTCCTTCTGGCGTATTCCCAGCCTCGCTATTTCGCGAACGTTACGAACATGGGAGGCTTGATCCTCATCGAGGGTTTGGCGGTTGCGGTTTGGATGTACCGGCGGTTTTTCTTCGCGCTCGTTATAGTCGCTTTTCTGTTTGCCGGCGTGCGAGTAGCCGTAGGAGGGTATTGGACTACGGGGAGATGGGCCATTCTTGCCGTGGGGGCTGCGGTGGGCTCGCTGGTCATGCTGAAAGAGCGAAATCATCGCTTCGGCCTCTTTCATGTCACAGCGGTTTTCGCGGTCCTTACTTCGATCGTGTCGGCTTCGGTTTCGCAATTTCCAGGCGTAGCCATCTTGAAGGCTTCGAGCTTTGGGCTGTTGTTTCTTTATGCCGGCACGGGAGCCAGACTTGCGGTGACTGGGCGTGAGAGTCGTTTTTTTACGGGACTATTGGCAGCGTGCGAGGGGTTTGTTGCCGTGATGGCCGTGTACTACCTTATCTTCGGCATCGGATTCATGGGAAATCCCAACTCACTCGGCGCCGTAATGGGAGTCGCCGCAGCTCCGATGTTGTTTTGGGGAGCGCTGCTGCCAGAGCCCCTTGCCGTAAACCGCCGTCGGTTGATCCTTTACCTGCTGTCAATGTACCTGACTTTTCACAGTCACTCGCGAGCCGGCATGGCCGCGGCTTTAATCTCCTGTGGCTTACTGTGCGCCGCTTTGCGCAAATACACCATGATTGGCGCCGGCGTTGCCATCATCACTATTTGCATTGCGGCCGGGGCAATTTTTAACCCTGACGCCACAGAGCGAGCTTTCTCTTCGGTGACCAAGACCGTCCTCTATAAAGACAGCACGAATGGCAACGTATTTGCGTCGCGCGAGGATCCCTGGCAGAGGGCGCTGGACACCATCAGCAATCACTTCTGGTTTGGAACCGGGTTGGGAACGGCCGACGTCATAAACGACGGCCCCGTAGAAATGTTTGTTTCCACGGAGGATATTACATCGGAGAACGGCAGCAGTTATCTGGCTATTCTCGCCGGAGTTGGAATTCTCGGTGTATTACCGTTCTTCTTGCTGATGTTCCTGTTGCTGGGCAAGATTGCGCGCACGGTTTTGTGGATGCTCACGACAGGGAACGCGTGCCACCCGGCGGTCCCTATTGCGATGATCATGTTAGCGGGATTGATTCATGCCGCCTTTGAAGATTGGCTATTCGCCGCTGGCTATCATCTGTGCGTATTGTTTTGGTGTCTCGCTTTCGTTTTTATGGACGTGGCTCCCTCTGGGCATGCGATCGAGTGGCGCTTTGGCGCGATACTCCGACCGTTGGGTGTGGTCGCTCCCAACCGATGA